The genomic stretch ACCCGTGGTCTGTACGTCCTGGCGATCGTGACCGGCTTCACCGACATCGATGCCATCGCATTGTCGAGCCTGCGCCTGTTTGCCCTCGACAAGCTCGCTCTGGAGCCGGCTGCAATTGCAATCGGTCTCGGCATGATTGCAAACCTCAGCTTCAAGGCCGGCATGGCAGCCGTGATTGGCGGACAGTCGCTCGGACGAAAGGTGTTCGCGGGGATGGGTTCGGTCGCCCTCGGGCTCGCGCTGGGAATTGGCTGGCACGCGCTGGGTCTATAATCAGAACAGAACCAGCGCAAGGGGAAGGTCTGTTCATGGCGATTGCTTCGATACGCCCGGCTGCCGTTGCCGGTCAGTTTTACCCAGCCGACGAGCGCGTTTTGCGCATGCAGTTGAGCGAACTGCTGGCCTCAGCCGTTCCGCTCGAACAGGTGGCGCCACCGAAGGCGATCATCGTTCCGCATGCAGGGTATGTCTATTCGGGCCCGGTCGCTGCCGCCGCCTATGGGGCCTTGCTTCCCTTGCGCAGTCAGATCCGGCGCGTGGTCATGCTGGGCCCGACGCACCGCATGGCAGTAAATGGATTTGCCTTGCCTGCAGCGCAGGCATTCGAGACCCCTTTGGGCAGGGTTGCAATCGATCGTGAGGGCTGGACTGCCCTTCAGCAGCGCCCGGACCTGATCGTCGATGATCGGCCCCATGCGTATGAACACTGTCTGGAGGTGCAACTGCCGTTTCTGCAGACCGTGCTGGAGCGCTTCACCCTGCTGCCGGT from Parazoarcus communis encodes the following:
- the amrB gene encoding AmmeMemoRadiSam system protein B, which translates into the protein MAIASIRPAAVAGQFYPADERVLRMQLSELLASAVPLEQVAPPKAIIVPHAGYVYSGPVAAAAYGALLPLRSQIRRVVMLGPTHRMAVNGFALPAAQAFETPLGRVAIDREGWTALQQRPDLIVDDRPHAYEHCLEVQLPFLQTVLERFTLLPVLVGDASTDAVAALIESVWGGPETLIVISSDLSHFHPYQQAQCQDRETVDRILAMRSGLGHEQACGATPVNGLLRTAARHGLVPHLLDIRNSGDTAGDRNRVVGYASIAFCDPVPHASKQH